CACGTTCTTCATCTCCGGCAGGTCCAGGAATCCGGTACCCCAGAAGTTGTCTTTAAAATGGATGGCGACGGCTTCAATCTGCAGTCCTGAAATCTCCTGGAAATAGATATCATCACTTCTCCACATATGTGGAAGATCTGCGCCGAGTAAAATAAGATCACCATCTTCAAATCTTTCCATACTATCGCCCACCAGTCGCATGCCACTGCCTTTCCTGATCTGCGTAAGCTCTATTTCAGGATGATAATGCCAGTGGTTATAGAGATATGGGTAGATATCCTCTTTTACACTGAAAGAATAATTGTGACCTGTGTCAACTTTCCGTAGTATTGGTTTCATGTGGTGGAATTCTGGGATGAATCTAGTGATATTTATGGAATCTACAACTTAGATTGCCAATATAGTATAAGAATGTGCTAATTAGTTAACTTTTATCGGGGATACAAAGGCTTTTCTTTGTATAGCAGGTCTAAAATATTGATCTGCCCGGTTTTAATATAATAGATTATGATCATTACAGGTAAGCAATTGGTAGGTTACTCCAGGTCTGGTAAAGGGACACAGCAATTTGAAAGCCAGGTAACGGGCGAAAACGGGAAACCGTTTTTATTTTATGAGGCTACAACGGAAGAAGTAGCTACCGCCGTGCAAAAGGCGCAGGAAGCATTTGATGTGAGCCGCGGTTTGTCCGGCAAGCAACTGGCTGCCTTCCTCGAAGCAATGGCGGCAGAATTGATACTGGCACTGCCCACCGTAATTGCTGTTACACAGCAGGAAACAGGTTTGCCGGCGAAACGCCTGGAAGGGGAAATGGATCGTACCACCAAACAGATCCAAATGTTTGCAACACTCCTGACAGAAGGCTCCTGGGTGAACGCGATCATTGATCCTGCCATACCGGATCGTGCGCCATTGCCAAAGGCTGATATCCGGCAAATGCAACGTCCCATAGGACCCGTTGCCGTATTCGGCGCCAGCAATTTCCCGTATGCATTTTCGGTAGCCGGCGGTGATACTATTTCAGCATTGGCTGCTGGTTGCCCCGTAGTATATAAAGCACATCCCGGTCATCCGGTGACGTCAGAACTGATAGGTGAATGTATCCTGAAAGCCGCCGTAGCCACAAATATGCCTGAAGGCATCTTCTCGCTGGTACAGGGTACCTCACATGAAACAGGCAGGGCACTCGTTACACATCCAGCCATAAAAGCAGTGGCCTTTACCGGCTCCTTCAACGGCGGTAAAGCCCTCTACGATGTGGCGGCGCAACGACCAGAACCTGTTCCGGTATACGCAGAAATGGGTAGCGTAAATCCTGTTTTTGTTTTACCAGGTATGTTACAGGAAAAAGGAACCGCCATTGCACAGGCATTGGTGGCATCCAATACCGCTGGTACCGGCCAGTTCTGTACCAACCCCGGTATCATTGTTTCATTGAAAGCGGAGGAGACAGCAAAGTTCCTGGCTGATTTCTGTGAAGGCATCAACGGCGCCGCAGGTAGCCGTATGCTGACAGATAACATCTACCGCTCCTATACAGGCGGCGTGGAAAGATTGCGGCAGATAGCCGGTATGCAGGCCATTGGCGCCGGTACAGCCACCGCTGAAAATAATAGCGCCATACCACATAGCTTTCTTATTTCCGGTA
The Chitinophaga sp. MM2321 DNA segment above includes these coding regions:
- a CDS encoding aldehyde dehydrogenase (NADP(+)); protein product: MIITGKQLVGYSRSGKGTQQFESQVTGENGKPFLFYEATTEEVATAVQKAQEAFDVSRGLSGKQLAAFLEAMAAELILALPTVIAVTQQETGLPAKRLEGEMDRTTKQIQMFATLLTEGSWVNAIIDPAIPDRAPLPKADIRQMQRPIGPVAVFGASNFPYAFSVAGGDTISALAAGCPVVYKAHPGHPVTSELIGECILKAAVATNMPEGIFSLVQGTSHETGRALVTHPAIKAVAFTGSFNGGKALYDVAAQRPEPVPVYAEMGSVNPVFVLPGMLQEKGTAIAQALVASNTAGTGQFCTNPGIIVSLKAEETAKFLADFCEGINGAAGSRMLTDNIYRSYTGGVERLRQIAGMQAIGAGTATAENNSAIPHSFLISGNAFLSEENMYEEVFGPASIQVMASNTNELYEIADKMPGQLTVTVWGTTADLENFKSLIFLLEKKAGRLLLNSVPTGVEVTHAMMHGGPYPATTDSKYTSVGSTAIYRFTRPVCYQGFPEFLLPEALRNENSLNIWRQVNGGFNKDSL